The uncultured Methanomethylovorans sp. genome contains a region encoding:
- a CDS encoding DUF3656 domain-containing protein, with the protein MSHIPELLAPAGDILSLKAAVENGADAVYIGVKKLSARAYASNFSLDELEQAIDYAHLRGVKVYVTVNTLIKDAEFHEAAQTLQNIASYGADAVIVQDMGLLSFLREFLPELPVHASTQMTVHNSESVRLLEGLGVKRIVLARELSLESIRSIRNNAQVELEVFIHGALCICYSGQCLFSSMIGGRSGNRGYCAQPCRKQYNLQKNGKEVKLQDNFLLSPKDLNTSQILPHLIEAGVSSLKIEGRMKRPEYVAGVVSIYRQLLDRYAADPAGYFVSKEELRTLEQLFNRGFTHAYLSGKPRIELMDHSVPYNRGVRVGTVKGQSRGGYASLKLSGPLNIGDGIGFSGEDLGESVTKMLYKGRPIVSANKDMMVDLPLSNDVSSGIQVYRTSDVSLLKAMERSFTSLSPVRKVPLRLRLTAIAGKNLKMEIKDSEDNIARIVSEYVVQPSQKNPTTKEDIEKQLLKLGNTVFYPASVDIVSSSDIFIPIKELNNIRNITVQEMEKKRTGKWKRTFEPFLFSFPPQHDPKTGKPLLVVSVNNLDSLLSVVDEGADAIYYGDENYRLHTKIELEKAKDIAFRTGCMIYLTTPSIVWDNELNELQLLILEALEVGFHGVLVSNLGVLRLVQQMCCNFIVDHPLNIFNHRSVSFFYRSGAKAVVLSPELTLEQVSSLSRYGNVECMVHGNLQLMVMENCIVGSLLGGKGEACSMPCKANKFTIVDEKGFEFPLFMDEHCRTHVFNSRELCLLDDISSFVKAGISRLRIDARYMDSKNVRKVVAAYKQCIEECVSQEAFGLTCKDISDKYTKGHYFRGVL; encoded by the coding sequence ATGTCCCATATCCCTGAACTTCTGGCTCCAGCTGGCGATATACTGTCTCTTAAGGCTGCTGTGGAGAATGGTGCAGATGCAGTATACATAGGAGTTAAGAAGCTCAGTGCCAGAGCATACGCTTCTAATTTTTCTCTTGATGAACTTGAACAGGCTATAGATTATGCTCATCTCAGAGGAGTGAAGGTATACGTTACAGTGAACACTCTGATAAAAGATGCTGAATTTCATGAGGCTGCTCAGACGCTGCAAAATATTGCATCATATGGAGCAGATGCTGTAATAGTGCAGGACATGGGCTTACTTTCCTTCTTACGTGAGTTCCTGCCCGAACTCCCTGTACATGCAAGCACACAGATGACAGTTCATAATAGTGAAAGCGTGCGTTTACTCGAAGGCCTAGGTGTAAAAAGGATCGTCCTTGCAAGAGAGCTATCACTTGAATCTATTCGTTCTATCCGCAATAACGCACAAGTGGAACTAGAGGTATTCATTCATGGTGCTCTATGTATCTGTTATTCTGGACAATGTCTCTTTAGCAGCATGATTGGTGGCAGAAGCGGCAATAGAGGGTACTGTGCCCAGCCTTGCCGCAAACAGTATAACCTCCAGAAGAATGGAAAAGAAGTAAAGCTACAAGATAATTTCCTGTTAAGCCCAAAGGATCTGAATACTTCTCAAATCCTTCCTCATCTTATTGAAGCTGGTGTTTCATCTCTTAAGATAGAAGGAAGGATGAAACGCCCGGAATATGTGGCAGGGGTAGTAAGTATTTATAGGCAGCTTCTGGATCGGTATGCAGCAGATCCAGCAGGTTATTTTGTATCCAAGGAAGAGTTAAGGACGCTTGAACAGCTTTTTAACAGGGGTTTTACTCATGCATATCTCTCTGGAAAACCACGCATAGAGTTGATGGATCACAGTGTTCCATATAATAGGGGGGTGCGGGTAGGCACTGTGAAGGGGCAATCCAGGGGAGGATATGCAAGCCTTAAATTGTCAGGTCCTCTTAATATCGGCGATGGAATCGGTTTTTCAGGTGAGGATTTAGGTGAGAGCGTGACCAAAATGCTCTACAAAGGCAGACCAATAGTTTCCGCTAATAAAGATATGATGGTAGACCTTCCCCTTTCCAATGATGTATCCTCGGGTATACAAGTATACAGGACTTCTGATGTCTCACTTCTGAAGGCTATGGAAAGATCTTTTACTTCTCTATCACCTGTACGCAAAGTTCCATTGAGGCTTAGACTTACAGCTATAGCGGGTAAAAATCTGAAAATGGAAATAAAAGACAGTGAGGACAACATAGCAAGGATTGTTTCTGAATATGTTGTACAGCCATCCCAAAAAAATCCGACAACTAAGGAGGATATCGAAAAACAGCTCTTGAAGCTTGGAAATACTGTTTTCTATCCTGCCTCAGTGGATATTGTTTCAAGTTCGGATATTTTCATTCCTATCAAGGAACTGAACAACATACGCAACATTACTGTTCAGGAAATGGAGAAGAAAAGAACAGGCAAATGGAAACGCACATTTGAGCCCTTTCTTTTTTCATTTCCACCTCAGCACGATCCAAAAACAGGAAAACCTTTGCTGGTTGTCAGTGTGAATAACCTGGATAGTTTGTTATCTGTAGTTGATGAAGGTGCAGATGCCATTTATTATGGGGATGAAAACTATCGTCTTCATACGAAAATCGAACTGGAAAAGGCAAAAGATATTGCATTTAGAACAGGGTGTATGATTTATCTCACAACACCATCTATTGTTTGGGATAATGAACTGAATGAGCTACAATTGCTTATCTTGGAAGCATTGGAAGTAGGTTTTCATGGAGTGCTTGTTAGCAACCTTGGTGTTCTCAGATTAGTACAACAGATGTGTTGTAATTTTATTGTTGATCATCCTCTTAATATTTTCAATCACAGATCAGTTTCATTTTTCTATAGATCAGGTGCAAAAGCTGTTGTCTTATCTCCGGAACTTACACTGGAACAGGTTTCGTCTTTGAGCAGGTATGGGAATGTGGAATGTATGGTGCATGGAAACTTGCAACTCATGGTTATGGAGAATTGTATTGTTGGAAGTTTGCTTGGAGGTAAAGGTGAAGCTTGTTCTATGCCATGCAAAGCAAATAAATTTACAATTGTTGATGAAAAAGGTTTTGAATTTCCATTATTTATGGATGAACACTGCAGAACCCACGTTTTCAATTCCAGAGAATTATGTCTGTTGGATGACATTTCAAGCTTTGTGAAAGCAGGTATCAGCAGATTAAGAATAGATGCTAGGTATATGGATTCAAAGAATGTGAGAAAAGTTGTAGCTGCCTACAAACAATGTATAGAAGAATGTGTGTCTCAGGAAGCTTTTGGTCTTACTTGCAAGGATATATCAGATAAATATACTAAAGGACATTATTTCAGAGGTGTACTATGA
- a CDS encoding bifunctional nuclease family protein, producing MPIHIGQAEAVSIDTVIRNETLPRPITHDLLVSILERMEVEVASVFIDDKIDNVYYARLVLNDGEKRMEFDARPSDCIAIALRKKAPIMISEELIISDSVSKDLLKGARSLSLY from the coding sequence ATGCCTATTCACATTGGTCAGGCTGAAGCCGTGTCAATTGATACAGTTATACGTAATGAGACGCTTCCACGTCCTATAACCCATGATCTTCTGGTTTCTATTCTTGAACGTATGGAAGTTGAAGTGGCTAGTGTATTTATCGATGATAAAATCGATAATGTTTATTATGCCCGCCTGGTGCTCAATGATGGTGAAAAACGTATGGAATTTGATGCGCGTCCGAGTGATTGTATAGCCATAGCACTGCGAAAAAAAGCTCCTATCATGATTTCTGAAGAATTGATCATAAGTGATTCTGTGAGCAAGGATCTGCTCAAAGGAGCACGTTCACTTTCTTTGTATTGA
- the speB gene encoding agmatinase, which produces MFHDLCMMDSLSDYSSARYVLFGVPFDGTSSFRAGSRWAPDAMRKASANFETYNAYFDIDFEDLLIHDAGNFEPYSDVDKTLEELFFAVEPIVKDGKLPIMMGGEHSLTYPCVKACAKHAGDDIGFVVLDAHFDLREEYGGVKFNHACVSRHILTDITDKYVTIGVRSGPREEWEFAKDNGICYYTPDAVREKGIKAVLAEALERLDCDKIYLSLDMDALDPSFAPGLGTPEPFGLTDIEVRDIIRTLAPMSIGFDVVEISPEYDGGQTALLGTKLLREFIAAHAAATNR; this is translated from the coding sequence ATGTTCCACGATCTTTGTATGATGGATTCTCTCTCAGATTATTCATCTGCTAGGTATGTACTCTTTGGTGTGCCCTTTGATGGCACATCTTCTTTTCGTGCAGGTAGCAGGTGGGCTCCAGATGCTATGCGCAAGGCGTCTGCTAATTTTGAGACCTATAATGCATACTTTGACATAGATTTCGAAGACCTGCTGATCCATGATGCCGGTAATTTTGAACCTTACTCGGATGTGGACAAGACGCTTGAAGAGCTTTTCTTTGCGGTGGAACCCATTGTAAAGGATGGGAAGCTGCCAATAATGATGGGTGGAGAACATTCTCTTACTTATCCTTGTGTAAAGGCATGTGCAAAGCATGCCGGAGATGATATTGGTTTTGTGGTGCTGGATGCTCATTTTGATCTGCGTGAGGAATATGGCGGCGTAAAATTCAACCATGCCTGTGTTTCCAGGCACATACTTACTGATATTACTGACAAGTATGTGACTATTGGTGTACGCAGCGGTCCCCGGGAAGAATGGGAATTCGCAAAAGACAATGGTATCTGTTATTACACTCCAGATGCTGTAAGGGAAAAAGGTATTAAAGCTGTTCTTGCAGAAGCACTTGAACGCCTAGACTGCGACAAGATATACCTTTCATTGGACATGGACGCTCTGGACCCATCGTTTGCTCCAGGACTTGGTACACCCGAACCTTTCGGACTGACCGATATAGAGGTGAGGGATATAATTCGTACCCTTGCTCCCATGTCAATTGGTTTTGATGTGGTGGAGATCTCTCCGGAGTACGATGGAGGGCAAACTGCTCTTCTGGGAACTAAATTGCTTCGTGAGTTCATTGCAGCACATGCCGCAGCTACTAATAGGTGA
- a CDS encoding HVO_0476 family zinc finger protein, whose protein sequence is MNEEVEVVCPSCSPRHPVLHEVLKSGVNPVVKCLECGGIHPTVIETPKIINLKVIVSRGEASFPLHTHLQADDIIRVGDEMFIDDESSDEVYPVIITAIESGQKRPEVAKVADINFLWGRAIDEVCVKIAIHEGTTTRSVIKQVPGGYQFTIGSNEKAGPDEFKIIKIKVRDGSFKSRDGIVIEAKNITRIFANPIHRRAWGSGTSWSSRRREKSW, encoded by the coding sequence ATGAACGAAGAAGTTGAAGTTGTATGCCCTTCCTGCTCACCACGTCATCCGGTGTTGCATGAAGTCCTAAAATCAGGTGTGAACCCTGTAGTGAAATGTTTAGAATGCGGCGGAATTCACCCTACCGTTATAGAGACTCCCAAGATCATTAACTTAAAGGTGATCGTGAGCAGGGGAGAAGCTTCTTTTCCACTGCATACCCATCTGCAGGCTGATGATATAATTCGCGTTGGCGACGAGATGTTTATCGATGATGAATCATCAGATGAGGTATATCCAGTAATAATTACAGCTATAGAATCTGGTCAAAAAAGACCTGAAGTGGCCAAAGTTGCAGATATTAACTTTCTTTGGGGCAGAGCTATAGATGAGGTATGCGTAAAGATTGCAATTCATGAGGGTACTACCACAAGGTCAGTGATAAAGCAGGTTCCAGGTGGCTATCAATTCACCATTGGCTCTAATGAAAAAGCTGGCCCCGATGAATTTAAGATCATAAAAATTAAGGTAAGGGATGGCAGTTTCAAATCCCGTGACGGTATTGTCATAGAAGCAAAGAATATAACGCGCATCTTCGCAAACCCTATCCATAGAAGAGCATGGGGAAGTGGTACATCATGGAGTTCGCGAAGGAGAGAGAAGAGCTGGTAG
- a CDS encoding nucleoside 2-deoxyribosyltransferase yields MNVFFSGSIRGGRDLLSVYQYLCTLIVSQGHEVLSEHVADPDLEKVESSMTEQEIFTKDMSLLEQSACLIAEVSIPSIGVGYEICAAILRDIPVLCLYKPGSNVSAMIMGNPNVILKQYSTEEELDIAVASFLISSQAEYIYNS; encoded by the coding sequence ATGAATGTCTTTTTTTCAGGCTCTATCCGAGGAGGGAGAGACTTATTATCAGTTTACCAATATCTTTGCACGCTCATTGTTTCTCAGGGTCATGAAGTTCTTAGCGAGCACGTAGCTGATCCAGATCTTGAAAAAGTAGAATCTTCTATGACGGAGCAGGAGATCTTTACAAAGGACATGAGTCTGTTAGAGCAGAGTGCATGTCTTATTGCAGAGGTTAGTATTCCTTCTATCGGGGTTGGTTATGAAATATGTGCCGCAATTCTAAGAGATATTCCCGTGCTTTGCCTGTACAAACCAGGTTCGAATGTGTCGGCTATGATCATGGGAAATCCGAATGTTATTCTGAAACAGTATTCCACTGAGGAAGAGCTTGATATTGCAGTGGCAAGCTTTCTCATTTCTTCACAGGCAGAATATATATACAATAGTTAA
- a CDS encoding protein-L-isoaspartate O-methyltransferase — MEFAKEREELVASLQRHSISEKVLKSMLKVPRHLFIPAAYISSAYVDTPLNIGHGQTISAPHMVAIMCDLLDLQESNKVLEVGTGSGYNAAVMSELIGNAGTVYSTERIPELVKSSESNLKAAGYHNVKVFLSDGSIGLPEHAPYDKICVTASAPSVPEPLIQQLKAGGKMVIPVGEMFQSLYIITNKGDGTVVSKEWGGVVFVPLIGKHGFHFESQPYRH; from the coding sequence ATGGAGTTCGCGAAGGAGAGAGAAGAGCTGGTAGCTAGTCTTCAGCGCCATAGCATAAGTGAAAAAGTTCTCAAATCGATGCTGAAGGTGCCGAGGCATCTTTTTATTCCTGCTGCATACATCTCAAGCGCTTACGTAGACACACCGCTCAATATCGGGCACGGGCAAACTATATCAGCGCCTCACATGGTAGCTATCATGTGCGACTTGCTTGATTTGCAGGAAAGCAATAAAGTTTTGGAGGTTGGTACTGGCTCAGGGTACAATGCTGCAGTCATGTCCGAACTCATTGGCAATGCGGGTACAGTGTATTCTACTGAGCGAATACCTGAACTTGTAAAATCGTCGGAAAGTAATCTTAAAGCAGCTGGCTATCATAACGTGAAAGTTTTTCTTTCAGATGGGTCTATAGGATTACCTGAGCACGCACCTTACGACAAGATATGTGTGACGGCCTCAGCTCCCTCCGTTCCTGAGCCCTTGATCCAGCAGCTTAAGGCCGGTGGGAAAATGGTCATTCCTGTTGGTGAGATGTTTCAGTCCCTTTACATTATTACTAATAAGGGTGATGGTACCGTGGTCAGTAAAGAATGGGGAGGAGTAGTTTTTGTTCCTCTTATTGGAAAGCACGGTTTCCATTTTGAATCACAGCCTTATAGACATTAG
- a CDS encoding DUF1614 domain-containing protein: protein MRHRIFYNPFTMVFTFVLFLLLSISVSFLFFGLVSSAFVKLFNFGWSYAFVLLFLCLIGSNINVPLTTLETEEPLPNRNFVRVFGVKYRVPFKESFIRKTTVAVNIGGAVIPTLVSAYLLYIYPGAIIYCIYGIFIVALITKMVARPVKGVGIVTPALVPPIVAALSSILIISQFSVNQKFIFIIAYTGGTLGTLIGADLLNLRGISKIGAPVVSIGGAGTFDGVFLAGIIAVLLL, encoded by the coding sequence ATGAGGCACAGGATATTCTACAATCCTTTTACAATGGTTTTTACCTTTGTGTTGTTCCTTTTACTATCGATCAGCGTGTCTTTTCTCTTTTTTGGATTGGTCAGCTCTGCTTTTGTAAAACTGTTTAATTTTGGTTGGAGCTACGCTTTTGTTCTTCTTTTTCTCTGCCTGATTGGCAGCAATATCAATGTTCCTCTCACTACCCTGGAAACCGAGGAACCACTTCCCAACAGAAACTTTGTAAGGGTATTTGGTGTGAAGTATCGCGTACCTTTCAAGGAAAGTTTTATACGAAAGACTACAGTGGCTGTCAATATAGGGGGAGCGGTGATTCCAACTCTTGTATCTGCATATCTCCTCTATATCTATCCAGGAGCTATCATTTATTGTATCTATGGAATTTTTATCGTAGCTCTCATTACTAAAATGGTTGCCCGTCCCGTAAAAGGGGTAGGTATAGTGACTCCTGCATTAGTGCCTCCTATTGTTGCTGCACTGAGTTCAATACTAATAATATCTCAATTTTCTGTAAACCAGAAATTCATTTTCATAATTGCATACACCGGTGGGACCCTAGGCACTCTGATTGGTGCAGACCTGCTCAATCTGCGCGGTATATCTAAAATAGGTGCTCCAGTAGTCAGTATAGGTGGAGCAGGAACTTTTGATGGTGTATTCCTTGCAGGTATTATAGCTGTGCTCCTATTGTGA
- the hisF gene encoding imidazole glycerol phosphate synthase subunit HisF has protein sequence MLTKRIIPCLDVTLDEAGGTVVKGVEFVDLRKAGDPVELAKRYNEQGADELVFLDITASHEGRGTMVNVIERTADEVFIPLTVGGGINSIEDIRQILRAGADKVSINTAAVKNPELIRQSSEIFGSQCIVTAIDCKRNTDVKNNPDKIALELEDGTPTWYEVVIYGGRKPTGIDAVQWAKKVEELGSGEILLTSMDKDGTYDGFDIPITRKLSEELDIPVIASGGVGNPQHMYEGFTKGKADAALAASIFHFGEYTVQDVKEYLRERQIPVRL, from the coding sequence ATGCTCACAAAAAGGATAATTCCCTGTCTTGACGTGACTCTTGATGAAGCTGGAGGCACCGTGGTCAAGGGTGTTGAGTTCGTGGACCTGAGAAAAGCCGGCGATCCAGTGGAACTTGCCAAGCGCTACAATGAACAGGGTGCAGATGAACTTGTATTTCTGGATATCACAGCTTCCCATGAGGGAAGAGGTACTATGGTCAATGTGATAGAAAGGACCGCAGATGAAGTTTTTATTCCCCTTACTGTGGGAGGTGGCATCAATTCTATTGAAGACATACGGCAGATCCTCAGAGCAGGGGCTGATAAAGTATCTATCAACACTGCAGCAGTAAAAAATCCGGAGCTTATCAGGCAGTCATCGGAAATATTTGGCTCCCAGTGTATTGTCACTGCTATTGATTGCAAGCGTAATACAGATGTTAAGAACAATCCGGATAAGATAGCACTGGAGCTTGAGGATGGCACTCCTACATGGTATGAAGTCGTTATCTATGGGGGTAGAAAGCCTACCGGTATCGATGCAGTACAGTGGGCAAAAAAAGTAGAGGAACTTGGTTCAGGTGAGATCCTGCTTACAAGTATGGATAAGGATGGAACATATGATGGTTTTGATATTCCTATCACAAGAAAACTCTCTGAGGAACTTGATATCCCTGTAATAGCTTCAGGTGGTGTTGGTAATCCACAACATATGTATGAAGGTTTCACTAAAGGAAAAGCAGATGCTGCATTGGCTGCAAGTATCTTCCACTTTGGGGAATATACGGTGCAGGATGTGAAAGAGTATCTAAGGGAAAGGCAGATCCCTGTGAGACTATGA
- a CDS encoding cation diffusion facilitator family transporter translates to MHTENERSETAIKVTVNGMIINIILTIFKFIAGISGHSAAMVADAVHSLSDFITDIVVIVGLKVAGKPADNSHHYGHGKIETLCAAFVGIVLFIIGLEIFLSGFSKILLVINGGKLEQPGMIAFIAAVFSIITKEWLYRYTLNYANKVKSDAMVANAWHHRSDAFSSIGTMLGIGGAIALGGKWALLDPIAAVILSIFIFKVAFDITYKNTNELTEAAPSNDIIEDIQHIITSTDGVKDFHKLKTRRVGNNIATDVHIQVDMNLSLIEAHDICSEVEKRFREKYGNDSILYIHCEPYT, encoded by the coding sequence ATGCACACAGAGAATGAAAGAAGTGAAACTGCAATAAAAGTAACTGTAAATGGGATGATAATAAACATTATTCTGACCATTTTTAAGTTCATTGCTGGAATATCAGGTCATAGTGCAGCAATGGTTGCAGATGCGGTTCATTCTCTTTCCGATTTTATCACAGATATAGTAGTAATAGTAGGACTAAAAGTTGCAGGAAAACCTGCAGATAATAGCCACCACTATGGACATGGCAAAATTGAAACTTTGTGTGCTGCTTTTGTGGGAATTGTACTTTTTATAATTGGATTAGAGATTTTTTTAAGTGGATTTAGCAAAATTCTTTTGGTAATAAATGGGGGAAAACTCGAACAACCTGGGATGATAGCTTTTATTGCTGCGGTGTTTTCTATCATTACAAAAGAATGGTTATACAGATATACTTTAAATTACGCCAATAAAGTAAAAAGTGATGCAATGGTTGCAAATGCATGGCACCACCGGTCAGATGCATTTTCATCTATAGGAACAATGCTGGGGATTGGCGGGGCAATAGCTCTTGGAGGGAAGTGGGCTTTGCTGGACCCAATTGCAGCTGTGATACTAAGTATATTTATATTTAAGGTTGCATTTGATATCACATATAAGAATACAAATGAGCTTACTGAAGCAGCTCCTTCAAATGACATAATTGAAGACATACAGCATATAATTACATCAACAGATGGCGTTAAAGACTTCCACAAGCTTAAAACAAGAAGAGTTGGCAACAATATTGCCACTGATGTGCATATCCAGGTGGATATGAACCTTAGCCTTATTGAAGCCCATGATATATGTTCTGAAGTAGAGAAGCGTTTCCGCGAAAAGTATGGGAACGATAGCATCCTCTACATTCATTGTGAACCCTACACATGA
- a CDS encoding PGF-CTERM sorting domain-containing protein: MVNNGRIYCTAIFLLALAIFASGCIKNFEEESNIIITDTELSADKVTSSFVDINVTTYILHTSGVQKNDTSLELKVFDSNTDFLKSRKVIDIGHIKEGEKSSVSQSIRLPREGTYRVEFMLSDGNKTKSTAEIYLSGLERLKTDVQEIGIGIDSMDFLVRKVVGNNVVIETDVYLTNSGSLATEDYKMLVKAREMDARLIADKVWTTTGLIGPEETVVRSVNLTVPDNYNYVVEVLIWKDNVLVKRGEDYVQLNPQKVIDKNKTVESKDIVTSDFIVETPTMPGEMPAYNETPYEGTQTPGFGSGLAIISLIAAFFIFRRRSV; encoded by the coding sequence ATGGTTAACAATGGCAGGATATATTGTACAGCCATTTTCTTGCTGGCACTAGCCATCTTTGCAAGCGGCTGTATTAAGAATTTCGAAGAAGAGTCAAATATCATAATAACAGATACTGAATTGTCCGCAGACAAAGTGACAAGTTCTTTTGTAGATATCAATGTAACGACTTATATTCTTCATACAAGTGGGGTTCAGAAAAATGATACTTCGCTGGAACTTAAGGTATTTGATAGTAATACGGACTTTTTGAAATCAAGGAAAGTTATAGATATAGGACACATAAAAGAAGGTGAGAAGTCTTCCGTCTCTCAATCTATCAGATTGCCCAGAGAAGGCACATACAGGGTGGAATTTATGCTATCTGATGGCAATAAAACAAAATCTACAGCAGAGATATATTTGAGTGGGCTTGAAAGATTGAAGACCGACGTGCAGGAAATAGGTATAGGTATAGATAGTATGGATTTCCTGGTCCGGAAGGTCGTAGGTAACAATGTTGTGATTGAAACAGATGTTTATCTCACAAATTCAGGTTCACTTGCAACTGAAGACTACAAAATGCTGGTGAAAGCCCGCGAAATGGATGCACGTCTTATAGCAGACAAGGTCTGGACCACCACCGGCCTGATAGGTCCAGAAGAGACAGTTGTCAGAAGTGTAAACCTTACAGTGCCTGATAACTACAATTATGTTGTAGAGGTGCTTATCTGGAAGGATAATGTCCTTGTGAAGCGTGGAGAAGATTACGTCCAGTTGAATCCACAAAAAGTTATTGATAAGAACAAGACCGTTGAGTCTAAAGATATCGTAACAAGTGATTTTATTGTGGAAACACCTACAATGCCAGGTGAAATGCCTGCATATAATGAAACACCTTATGAGGGTACACAAACACCCGGATTTGGATCGGGCCTTGCTATAATATCTCTAATTGCAGCATTTTTCATCTTCAGGAGGAGATCTGTATGA
- a CDS encoding translation initiation factor IF-5A → MKQQVEVKELKEGKYVLIDEEPCVIKSISKSKPGKHGSAKARIDAIGIFDNQKRSIVGPVSDKIYVPLVERKSAQVIAISGAVAQLMDMADYSTFELPISEEYKERVKEGEEITYLMAMGKMRIDMR, encoded by the coding sequence ATGAAACAGCAAGTAGAGGTTAAAGAGCTTAAAGAGGGTAAATACGTTTTAATCGATGAAGAGCCCTGTGTAATTAAGAGTATTTCCAAATCCAAGCCCGGTAAGCATGGTTCAGCAAAAGCAAGGATCGATGCCATTGGAATTTTCGATAATCAGAAAAGGTCCATTGTAGGACCTGTATCTGACAAGATATATGTCCCCTTGGTTGAAAGAAAGAGCGCTCAGGTTATTGCCATATCAGGAGCTGTTGCCCAGCTTATGGACATGGCCGATTACTCAACCTTCGAGCTCCCTATATCTGAAGAATACAAGGAAAGAGTGAAGGAAGGAGAAGAAATCACCTATCTTATGGCTATGGGCAAGATGAGAATTGATATGAGGTAA
- a CDS encoding MazG nucleotide pyrophosphohydrolase domain-containing protein → MEITEFQQLMYDLYAHNDRRRGAAATMLWLVEEVGELAEAVRRNDTENIKEELADCFAWVGALANLYDIDIESAFLEKYPFVCPTCGKNPCVCTD, encoded by the coding sequence ATGGAGATCACTGAATTCCAGCAACTTATGTATGATCTGTACGCTCATAATGACAGAAGGCGCGGTGCCGCTGCTACTATGCTATGGCTTGTGGAAGAAGTAGGTGAATTGGCAGAGGCTGTGCGCAGGAATGATACAGAGAACATAAAGGAAGAACTTGCAGATTGCTTTGCCTGGGTAGGAGCTTTAGCAAACTTGTATGATATTGACATAGAGTCGGCTTTCTTGGAGAAATACCCATTTGTGTGTCCTACCTGTGGCAAAAATCCATGTGTTTGTACAGACTGA
- a CDS encoding pro-sigmaK processing inhibitor BofA family protein yields the protein MATEIVIVVAAIIIAYLLYHVLKTVKNMVVNAIIGLLVLVIANIFLGLGIAYTWVVVLTCAIAGVVGAILVILLHYVGIFF from the coding sequence ATGGCAACAGAGATTGTAATTGTCGTGGCTGCAATAATAATTGCATACCTGCTTTACCATGTCCTGAAGACTGTAAAGAACATGGTCGTAAATGCTATCATCGGGTTGCTGGTACTTGTTATAGCTAATATTTTTCTCGGGCTGGGAATAGCATACACATGGGTTGTGGTTCTAACTTGTGCAATTGCAGGTGTTGTTGGAGCTATTCTTGTAATCTTACTGCACTATGTTGGCATCTTTTTCTGA